The DNA window AGATCGTTTACTCCTTTCTGCTTCTTATAAAATTGTATCAATAGTATAAAAAAGTATACTATACAACAAAAATGTGCGTACTTGTTAGAGTGATTTATATGATTTATGATAAATCTGCAAACGAACTTTATGGCCATTTGTATGTTAACTAACTGTTAGTTGTATGCTATATAGGGTATAGGTTACTCTAAACAGTTCATTACTAAATATTTTTATAGAAAGGTTGTTTACACATGAACAATACAGATAAAAAACAAGAAATTTTAGACGCATTTAACTTTCGGCATGCTACAAAAGAGTTTGATCCAACAAAGAAAATTTCCGATGAAGATTTTCAATTCATTTTAGAAACGGGGCGCTTATCTCCTAGCTCAGTAGGTTACGAGCCATGGAAATTTTTAGTCGTTGAAAATGAAGATTTAAAGGAAAAATTAAAAGCTGTTTCGTGGGGAGCACAAGGCCAAATTCCTACAGCAAGTCATTTTGTTATTATTCTTTCTCGCACAGACGCAAGATATGACTCTGAATATGTATTGGATCTTCAGAAAAACGTAAAAGAAATGCCGGATGATGTATTAGAGACATTAATGCCTCGTTATAAAGCTTTCCAAGAAAATGATTTTCACTTGTTTGAAAGCAAGCGAGCGCTATTTGATTGGGCTAGCAAACAATCTTATATTGC is part of the Priestia aryabhattai genome and encodes:
- a CDS encoding NAD(P)H-dependent oxidoreductase — translated: MNNTDKKQEILDAFNFRHATKEFDPTKKISDEDFQFILETGRLSPSSVGYEPWKFLVVENEDLKEKLKAVSWGAQGQIPTASHFVIILSRTDARYDSEYVLDLQKNVKEMPDDVLETLMPRYKAFQENDFHLFESKRALFDWASKQSYIALANMMTSAAQIGIDSCPIEGFNYDQVHEILKEEDLLEDGKFDISVMVAFGYRIHEPKRAKTRRSMDQVVQWVK